One window of Desulfovulcanus ferrireducens genomic DNA carries:
- a CDS encoding AAA family ATPase, which yields MRIVEAYIDGFGIFHDQKLTDIKPGINIFWGNNEAGKSTLLAFFRSILFGFEGRRKNPLFPPLKGGRHGGRIDLETPDFSRITVERYNGPKGGDLKLIFSDGTKGSHQDLQALFYGVNQEIYKNIYAFSLTELQTLQSLNNEQIKGVIYGAGLGAGITDVLALRKSLENVADELFRPRGQKQFINKKLRELDQVQKDLRQAQKEFERFEEIKKELDNLETALVDLRARREQLRFEHNRIEGLIKYWDLWIESREIEDELKDLPEIEYFPENGLELLAHINEKLREREERLQQYLQEKKEAELRAASLVVHKNIISHKTEIRSLVQGKNAYQESLKKIPVLNQSLVSLEQKLDEILSTLGAGWTKDKIKSFDLSLFTKDRCRKYDQKITNAVNELRKFEQKLSENKEELFQLERELGFLHENLKELEKNRLDCSEHDVKVLVQGFKRFQACVRDLKIKKEQIENEKKELKNILVSIDPAWTEDELENFPVSREVEQKWQEFVQKGEEIQDDLKSIENNLSWLRQSLEHLQEDIETKQKELDAIQVNVQSDREIRLQKEKITRLSRLLERKEVLENEKKELETFVDSPESRDKLFSTGLILTILGCIGLSFGLFFKNTALVVSFGILLVPGLGILLPRLLQKLKRQDRVKLAKEKIAELDEKIAEIEPQISALAEKLNIKNEIGPDLLKEIDYALGEQLVLCEQKRILSRELDRLDFQAEKIREKIDALSKEQKEKTQRVQAIDDSWAKFLRQLNFSTPISLHLFPRTMDKIVRAREKLADLQVKFKEKADLEKEIKEFMTQAKKISSLKSACEKGTEALLGALDGFWVQVEQNEQIINRCLALQTQIEDKQKRKEDLEQNRDKLAHQASNARDEHGRILGEWRKWLAGCGFDQDLEPQTVLEALNLVVQARDVLSQLEKLQVEQKELYKSKQLFEQKVKRLAQDLGQDYQADASDNISVLVDNWQEELEVSLHNQGVRQELNESLKGFELKMQLVSGEIVELKKEKDELLRKAKAGSEEDFNQRGKIFAHRQKLGQELKQIRQQLKLGLGLKTWEEVGQSFVHEDKNELTAKFEELKREIEAMNDEESGIVEALARLKNEQEKLAGSDEVLQLKAKEEGLLEQIKEGVLKWSKYKLAMYFLEQGKLKFEQEQQPKVLKKAGQFFQTITGQEYVEIFAPLGENKITVRTKNGEVKEPHQLSRGTAEQLYLSLRLGYLQDVAEKKRHLPIIMDDILVNFDPQRAVSSLQAILELSKSMQVFYFTCHPHVVEMIKKCDTDVSIFRLDGGRVLL from the coding sequence GTGCGGATTGTAGAGGCCTATATTGATGGCTTTGGAATATTTCATGACCAAAAATTAACTGATATTAAGCCTGGAATAAATATTTTTTGGGGTAATAACGAGGCCGGCAAATCTACGTTGCTGGCCTTTTTTCGTTCTATCTTATTTGGTTTTGAAGGTAGACGAAAAAACCCGCTTTTTCCTCCTCTTAAAGGAGGCAGGCATGGCGGAAGGATCGACCTGGAAACTCCGGATTTTAGCCGGATAACTGTCGAGCGCTATAATGGGCCCAAAGGCGGAGATCTCAAGCTTATCTTTTCTGATGGCACAAAGGGAAGCCACCAGGACCTGCAAGCCCTTTTTTACGGGGTGAACCAGGAAATTTATAAAAATATTTATGCCTTTAGCCTTACCGAACTTCAGACTTTGCAGAGCTTGAACAACGAACAGATCAAGGGAGTTATTTACGGTGCTGGCCTGGGTGCCGGTATCACTGATGTTCTGGCCTTAAGAAAGAGTCTGGAAAATGTGGCCGATGAGTTATTCAGACCGAGAGGGCAAAAACAATTTATCAATAAGAAGCTTAGAGAACTGGACCAGGTCCAGAAAGATTTACGCCAGGCGCAAAAGGAGTTTGAGCGTTTTGAGGAGATAAAAAAGGAGCTGGACAACCTGGAGACAGCCTTGGTTGATTTGCGTGCAAGGCGGGAACAGTTGAGATTTGAGCACAACAGGATAGAAGGGCTAATTAAGTATTGGGATTTATGGATTGAAAGTAGGGAAATAGAAGATGAGCTCAAGGATCTGCCAGAGATAGAATACTTTCCTGAAAATGGCCTGGAGCTTTTAGCTCATATAAACGAGAAGTTAAGAGAGCGGGAAGAGCGGTTACAGCAATATTTGCAGGAGAAAAAGGAAGCGGAACTCAGAGCTGCCAGTTTGGTAGTTCATAAAAATATAATAAGTCATAAAACTGAGATACGCTCTTTGGTTCAAGGTAAAAATGCCTATCAGGAGTCTTTGAAAAAAATACCAGTTCTTAACCAGAGCCTGGTTTCTTTAGAACAAAAATTGGATGAAATTTTGTCCACTCTTGGAGCAGGATGGACAAAAGACAAAATAAAAAGTTTTGATCTTTCTTTATTTACCAAAGACAGATGTCGTAAATATGATCAAAAAATAACCAATGCAGTAAATGAACTCCGGAAATTTGAACAGAAGCTAAGCGAAAACAAGGAAGAACTGTTTCAGCTGGAACGGGAATTAGGTTTTCTGCATGAAAACCTGAAAGAGTTAGAAAAGAACAGGCTGGATTGTTCCGAACACGATGTAAAAGTACTTGTCCAGGGCTTTAAGAGATTCCAGGCTTGTGTACGTGATCTCAAGATAAAAAAAGAGCAGATAGAAAACGAAAAAAAAGAACTAAAAAATATTCTTGTCAGTATCGATCCTGCCTGGACAGAAGATGAACTGGAAAATTTTCCTGTTTCCCGTGAGGTTGAACAAAAATGGCAGGAGTTTGTTCAAAAAGGAGAAGAAATTCAGGATGATTTAAAAAGTATTGAAAATAATTTGAGCTGGTTAAGACAAAGCTTGGAACATCTCCAGGAAGATATTGAGACCAAACAGAAGGAACTGGATGCAATTCAAGTTAATGTTCAGTCTGACAGAGAAATAAGATTGCAAAAGGAAAAAATAACAAGATTAAGCAGGTTGCTGGAAAGAAAAGAAGTGCTTGAAAACGAAAAGAAGGAGTTGGAAACTTTTGTAGATTCTCCTGAAAGCAGAGACAAGCTGTTTTCAACAGGACTTATACTCACCATTCTGGGATGCATAGGTCTATCTTTCGGTTTATTTTTTAAAAATACTGCCTTGGTAGTATCTTTTGGGATATTGTTGGTCCCGGGCCTGGGAATACTGTTACCAAGATTATTGCAAAAACTTAAAAGACAGGACCGCGTTAAATTGGCAAAAGAGAAGATTGCAGAGCTAGATGAAAAAATTGCGGAAATAGAGCCTCAAATATCTGCTTTGGCAGAAAAGTTAAATATTAAAAATGAAATCGGTCCGGATTTGTTAAAGGAAATAGACTATGCCCTGGGAGAGCAGCTTGTTTTGTGTGAGCAAAAAAGGATATTGAGTAGAGAACTGGACAGGCTTGACTTTCAAGCAGAGAAAATAAGAGAAAAAATAGATGCCTTGAGCAAAGAACAGAAAGAGAAAACGCAGAGAGTGCAGGCCATTGATGATAGCTGGGCGAAATTTTTAAGACAATTAAACTTTTCAACTCCTATTTCCCTTCATCTTTTCCCCCGCACTATGGATAAAATAGTCAGGGCCAGGGAGAAATTAGCCGACTTACAGGTTAAATTTAAAGAAAAGGCTGATTTGGAAAAGGAAATCAAGGAGTTTATGACGCAGGCTAAGAAGATTTCCAGTTTAAAGTCAGCCTGTGAAAAAGGTACGGAGGCCCTGCTTGGGGCTTTGGATGGTTTTTGGGTGCAGGTGGAACAAAATGAGCAAATTATAAATAGATGTCTGGCCCTGCAGACACAAATTGAAGACAAGCAAAAACGCAAAGAGGATCTTGAACAGAACAGGGATAAGTTGGCACATCAGGCTAGCAATGCTCGCGATGAACATGGCCGGATTTTAGGAGAATGGCGAAAATGGCTAGCCGGATGTGGTTTTGACCAGGATTTAGAACCCCAGACCGTATTGGAAGCTTTGAATTTGGTGGTTCAAGCCAGGGATGTTTTGAGTCAACTGGAAAAATTGCAGGTAGAACAAAAAGAGCTATACAAAAGCAAACAACTTTTTGAGCAAAAGGTTAAAAGGCTTGCCCAGGATTTGGGGCAGGACTATCAGGCCGACGCTTCTGATAATATTTCTGTTTTAGTGGATAACTGGCAGGAAGAACTGGAAGTTTCTTTACATAATCAGGGAGTTAGGCAGGAGTTGAATGAGTCCTTGAAGGGGTTCGAGTTGAAAATGCAGCTCGTGAGTGGCGAAATTGTTGAACTTAAGAAGGAAAAGGATGAGTTGCTGAGAAAAGCAAAGGCCGGAAGTGAAGAAGACTTTAATCAAAGAGGTAAAATTTTTGCTCACAGGCAGAAGCTTGGTCAGGAGCTTAAGCAAATCAGACAGCAATTAAAATTGGGACTTGGGCTGAAAACCTGGGAAGAGGTCGGGCAGTCCTTTGTGCATGAGGATAAAAACGAATTGACAGCTAAATTTGAGGAATTGAAAAGAGAAATAGAGGCCATGAATGATGAAGAGAGCGGGATAGTTGAGGCCCTTGCCAGGTTAAAAAATGAGCAGGAAAAATTAGCCGGTTCTGATGAAGTATTGCAGTTAAAGGCAAAAGAAGAAGGTTTGTTGGAGCAGATCAAAGAGGGCGTTCTAAAGTGGTCTAAATATAAATTGGCCATGTATTTTCTGGAACAGGGGAAGCTTAAATTTGAGCAGGAACAGCAGCCAAAAGTGTTGAAAAAGGCCGGACAGTTTTTCCAGACCATCACCGGACAGGAATATGTAGAAATTTTTGCTCCCTTGGGTGAAAATAAAATTACTGTGCGCACAAAAAATGGCGAAGTAAAAGAACCTCACCAGTTAAGCCGGGGAACAGCCGAACAATTATATCTCTCTTTACGTCTGGGTTATTTACAGGATGTGGCGGAAAAAAAGCGCCACCTGCCAATAATTATGGATGATATCCTGGT